Within Vibrio campbellii CAIM 519 = NBRC 15631 = ATCC 25920, the genomic segment TATACTTTCCTTAGTTCTTTTTTTCTGCCTTTCCGCTACAGTACATGCGAGCGAAAAGCTACTTGTTTTGGGCGACAGCCTGAGCGCTGGTTATCAAATGCCTATAGAGGAGAGTTGGCCTAGCTTACTCCCAGACGCGTTATTAGAACATGGCCAAGATGTAAAAGTTGTAAACGGTAGCATTTCTGGTGACACCACAGGCAATGGCCTTGCACGGTTACCTTCTCTCCTTGAGCATCACACGCCCGATTTGGTTCTGATTGAGCTTGGCGCTAACGATGGCCTGCGTGGTTTCCCACCTAAACTTATTACGTCAAACCTATCGAAAATGATTACCATGATCAAAGATTCTGGTGCGGATGTCGTCATGATGCAAATCCGCGTCCCACCGAACTATGGTAAGCGTTACAGCGATATGTTCTACGATATCTACCCTAAACTGGCAGAACATCAGCAAGTCGCGCTAATGCCGTTTTTCTTAGAGCATGTCATCATTAAACCAGAGTGGATGATGGAAGATGGCTTGCACCCAAAACCGGAAGCTCAACCCTACATTGCTGACTTTGTCGCTCAAGAATTGGTTAAACATCTCTAATTTTACTGGTCTAGCTCAATAAGTTTTACCTAACTTTACGTTACCCTAACCGGTATCTTATTCACCAAGGTTAGATAATAACAATGCAAATAGAACCGTTAATTCAGGGTGTTGTAGCTCGCTCGGCACACCCGTATGGGTGCCGCGCTTCCATCAAAGAGCAAATTGAATACGTAAAACAGGCACCACAGATCAAAAATGGCCCCAAGCGCGTTTTGATTATTGGTGCTTCTTCAGGTTTCGGCTTAGCCGCTCGCATCGCCCTTACATTCGGCGGTGCAGAAGCAGACACGATTGGCGTCTCTTTTGAACGCGGCCCATCAGACAAGGGCGTTGGCAGCGCAGGTTGGTACAACAACATCTATTTTAAAGATGAAGCCACTCATCATGGCCGTACTGCGGTTAACATCGTAGGCGACGCCTTTTCTGATACTGTTCGTAACCAAGTGATTGAAGCGATTGAAACCTACTTCGAAGGTGAAGTAGATCTAGTGATTTACAGCCTGGCGACTGGTGTTCGTCCAAAACCAGAATCCGACGAGTTCTGGCGCAGCGTCATCAAACCTATTGGTGAATCGGTGACGGGTGCTTCTATCCTGCTTGAAAACGACCAATGGGTTGAATCAACGCTCGCTCCAGCGACAGAAGAAGAAGCGGAAGCAACGAATAAAGTGATGGGCGGTGAAGACTGGGAAAGTTGGATCGACACACTGATCAACTCAGAGTCGATAGCCAAAGGTTGTAAAACCATCGCCTTCTCCTACATGGGGCCGGACGTAATACACCCTATTTACTTAGATGGCACGTTAGGTCGCGCAAAAGTAGATTTACACCAAACCAGTCATGCATTAAATATCAAAATGGCAAACTTTGGTGGCGGAGCGTACGCCACTGTATGTAAGGCCTTGGTAACTAAAGCGAGTGTTTTCATCCCAGCTCTCAGCCCTTACCTTCTGGCGCTATATCGTGTGATGAAAGAAAAAGGCACGCACGAACGTTGTATTGAGCAAATGCAACGCCTGTTTACGACCAAGCTGTATGACCAACCAAAAGTGCCTGTCGATGGCGAACGTTTGATTCGTATCGATGATCTTGAATTGGATCCTGAAGTCCAAAAAGAAGTGTTGGCTTTGTTAGAACAAATGAACGCGGAGAACTTTGCCGAAATCGGCGATTATGAAGGCTTTAAAGACGAATTTATGAAGCTAAATGGTTTTAACTTTGAAGGTGTCGATTACACTCAGGACATCTCAATGAAAACGCTTAAAGCATTGAAACCGTAAACTGCCTTCCAACCCTGGCGTCTCACTTATAAGACAGTGCCAAGTATTTAAGAGTCCTGAAAGGTTTTCAGGACTTTTTTTTATCTGAAGTAATCGTCCCCCTATACTTGATCTAGTCGAGGATTTAAATGATGTGTACATCTGGCTACAAATAGAAAAATGATACTTGTTCACAGGGTGTGGGCCGACGGCAAAGGACTGCTTTTATGGGTACATTACAAACACTAGATTACGAGATACCCGAATCGATGCGGAGAAGTTGGCAAAATATCGTCAACCTCTTAGCACGCGTTGCCGATGTACCCACTACACTGATCATGCGCATACATCCCGACTACATAGAAGTAAACACCACTAGCGAAACCGAAAATAACCCTTACCAAGTTGGCGACAAAGAAAAACTAGGACATGGTCTTTACTGTGAACACGTTATCCAAAACAAATGCGGGCTGTTGGTCCCAAATGCACTGGTTGACGAGAATTGGAAAGATAACCCAGACATCGAGCTAGGAATGCTCTCTTATTGCGGGCTGCCGCTGTATTGGCCGAACGGAGAAACCTTCGGCACCATCTGCATGTTGGATGTTAAAGAAAACCAATATAACGACACCTACCGAGAGCTTCTCGCCTCTTTTAAAGAGTCTATAGAAGCGCAGCTTGCCGTCGTTTTTCAACAACATAAGCTTGTCCGCTTGAATAACGAACTCAAAAGTCGGGTTGAAACCCGCACTACTGACCTTGCTCAGCTTAGTTACTCGTTGACAAGAGAGATAGACCGCCGTAAAGCCGCCGAGAAGCAAGTCAACTATCAGCAGACTCACGATCAAGGGACAGGCTTTTTGAATCGAGCAGCACTCGAACAAGTGTTGGACCAAACCTTAGATGGCATTGATACTGAACAACACTCTTTAGTGGTGATTAACGTCGGCTTTAGCAACGCTCGAAGCATACAAACGAAATACGGCTTTGAAGCCTTTGACGAGGTGTTGAAAGAGTTTCGCTTTCGCCTTGGCCACACCGAATCCAGCTATTTTGTCACAGGAAGACCGAGCTCTAACGACGTCGTTATCATCGTTACTGGTGAAAACATAGAAACGAAGGTACAGCACCTCCTCGACGATATTACTCATGTCAGCTTGGGGAGCTTTTGTATTGAGGACAACGAAGTCCACCTCAATTCTTATGTGGGTGTAGTTCAAGCCCACAAAAACAGTTATGGGAAGCAACTACTGCAAAATGCGTGTTATGCAATGTTACTGTGTAAAGAGTCGGGCGAATCTTATCGCTACCTCTGTGAAAGCCAGTCTCAAGATATTAGTGACCATAACAAACTCGAGAGCTACTTGCTGCAAGCGGTTCGTAACGATGACTTAATGCTGTACTACCAACCGAAGGTTCTTCCACATAACCATAAATGGATTGGTGCTGAGGCATTACTTCGTTGGCGCCATCCGGTGCTGGGCGATGTCTCTAATGAGGCCCTAATTCACATGGCCGAGCAAAATGGCTTAATCTTTGAGGTCGGTTCGTTTGTCCTTCGCACTGCAATAGATAAAGCTAAGCAATGGTCTGAGCTGGTGGATAACTTTAAGATTGCCGTGAATGTCTCACCTATCCAATTGCAAAACGTTAACTTCGCAGAGCAAATTGAACACCTATTAGATACCTTTCACCTACCCGCGCACTTCCTCGAACTGGAAGTTACCGAGAGCGCGCTCATTGCTGATGAGGTTGTTGCACGTAATACATTGAATAAACTACACGAACTTGGTGTGACATTGTCACTCGATGACTTCGGGACGGGTTATGCCTCTTTCAGTTATCTGAAAAAATACCCGTTTGATGCGATTAAAATTGATAAAAGCTTTGTTCAGCAAATGGAAAAGTCTGACGACGACAAAGCCATCATCCGCTCTATCATCCACATCGCCAAAAAACTGGAACTTCAAGTGGTCATTGAAGGGATTGAATCCACTCAACAAGAGCAATTTTTGATTGGTGAAGGCTGCGATATTGGGCAAGGCTTTTTGTACGGTAAGCCAATGCCTTGCAATGAATTTGAACAAAGTTTGTTTAATCAAAACCTATTAGGTGGACAATACACCTATTCTTCCTAAGCATTTCCTTTACTCTGCTGGCGGTGGTTTCTATAATCGCCGCCCGCTTCCAATAAAAAGGCCATTATCTTCATGGATCAGTTGACTGCCACGCTTAAGAAAATCGAAAAGCAGAACTATCGCGCATACCAACAAATCAAAGGTCAGTACGACTTTGGTGATTTCGACTTGTACATTGATTACGTACAAGGTGACCCGTACGCCTCTGCTTCTCGTCTACGTGCTACTCGCGCGTGGTCTTTGACCGGTCTTGAATGGCTTAAAGACGAATCCCCTGCATTCCAACGCGCGGCTCGTGACTTTATTGCTCGCAGTTTTGATGAGTTTGCAAAACAAGAGAACGCCGTTTCTATCTCTCTAAGCGGTCAAACCGTTCTAGATAACACTGCGGTGCTTTTCACTGAAGAAGGCATTGAGCTTCGCTTCCGCGTGAATTTGCCAGCTGAAGGTCGCTCTGTTCTTGGTAAGAAAGCGAACAACATTTTGACGTTCTACTTGCCGAAGTTTATTCGTCGCGCAACGCTGGAGCGTGAGCTGAACAAAGATGCATTGATTGAGCACTGTAAAGTGGTGGAAGATCAAGCGTCACTGCGTGAACAATTAGAAGCAAATAATCTTGTCGCTTTCGTTGCGAATGGCAGCGTGCTTCCACGTATTGCCGGTAACTGCGATCTTCCGATGAAAGATGCGGTAGAATTTAAAGCGCCAGAATCACTTCAGGTTACTCTTCACGCACCAAATAAAGGCTATGTAACCGGTTTAGGTATTCCAAAAGGCATCACCTTGATTGTTGGTGGTGGTTTCCACGGTAAATCAACGCTACTGAATGCAATAGAACGTTCTATCTATGATCACATTCCTGGCGATGGTCGTGAATACATCGTAACAGATGCGAATGCGATGAAGATCCGTGCGGAAGATGGTCGTTGTGTTCATCACTTGAACCTATCGAACTACATCAACCACTTGCCAATGGGTAAAGACACGGCGGATTTCTCTACGCAAGATGCGTCGGGATCAACTTCTCAAGCGGCTTGGCTACAAGAGTCTATCGAAGCAGGCGCAAGTTCACTTCTTATCGATGAAGATACGTCAGCAACTAACTTTATGATTCGCGACGAACGTATGCAGGCGTTAGTAGCAAAAGGTGACGAACCCATCACTCCATTGGTCGACCGTATCGGCCAACTGCGTGACGAGTTAGAAATCTCTACCATCATCGTTATGGGTGGCTCTGGTGACTACCTAGACGTTGCGGATACGGTTATACAAATGCACGACTACCAAGCGGTTGATGTAACCGAAAAAGCCAAAGAGGTTATCGATCAGCACCCTACTCAGCGTCATAACGAATCAGAAGAGAGCCTACAAACGTTCAGTCCTCGCGCGTTGAACCGTGTAGCACTGATGAACATTCTGACAGACGGTAAGTTCCGCGTGAATGCAAAAGGCAAAGACTCTCTTCGCTTCGGTAAAGAGTTTACAGACCTGAGCGCACTTGAGCAGTTGGAGTCCGCAGATGAAGTCAACACCATCGGTTGGCTTTGGTTCCAGATCGCGCAACTTCCTGGTTGGTGTAACCACCCAGCGAAAGAAATTGAAGACATGCTATCTGGCGAATGGTACGCAACACTGCCGAAACAAGGTGATCTCGCGAAACCACGTACATTAGATGTCATGGCGGCACTGAACCGCATGCGTAAGTCTCAGTTCAAACCTTCTCGTTAATACTGAGCAACACGAATAGCAAAAAGGCAGCGATAGAACGCTGCCTTTTTTGTTTGAATTAGATTGGGGAGTATCGCCAATAAACTCAATTTGTTACGTCGTAACGCAGAACCTATCATCCGTTACGTAAAACATTCCATGCATCGCACAAAACCCGAAAGCGCTCTGAATCCCCATTGTCTCTGTCTGGATGCCAACGTAGCGCAAGTTTGCGCCACTGCTTTCGGATTTCTGCTTTAGTCGCATCTGCACTTAACTCAAATAAACTCAGCGCCTTGGCGCGGTCTAAATCAGAAGGCGAGCTTCCACCTATATAACGTTGGTATCGGCTCCAGAATTCATTAAGCAGCCTACGTACCTCACCTTCATCCGCTTCGTAGTTCTTCCAATCAAGGTAATACTCTCTTAGAGGATCATTGGTATCGATACTGTGACGAGAGGCTTCAATGGCCGACATGAGGACAATATTCATTGCTTCAACTTGCAACCAGCCGTCTGGGTATAACGTTTCTTGTAGCTGATAAAGGGCGTTCATCAGTAAGAAGTTACGTTTAAACAGGTCTTTATCTGGAGATGAATCTAATTGAGGAACGTAACCATGCTCACCAAGTTCCTGCGCGAGTGTGTGCACCTTCCAGTTGGTAGGTTGTTTTCGGAGAATGTCTAGAATCGGCCACAACAATGGATTTTCCATATATTGCTGTCCGTTGTGGCAAACATCAAATTGTTCGTCCATGTATCCCCTAACCGTTTTAAGTACCTGTTATTAAAGCTAGTCAATTTGTACCATAAACACAAAAAGGCTGACAGTCATAAACCGTCAGCCTTTTGAAGGAGGAGCTCGTTAACTTAAATAACGCCCAGCTCTCTCAGACGCTCCATCAAGTAACTGTGTGCGGTGTAACGCTCAGAAAGCACAGTATCCGGTTTTGGGTGTAGGAACAGTGGCAAAGAAATACGAGATTTTTCTTGGCGACCGCCTGTTGGGTTGATAACGCGATGAGTCGTCGATGGGAAGTAACCACCCGATGCTTCTTGCAGCATGTCACCAATGTTGATGATTAGGTTACCGAAGTCACATGGCACATCTAGCCAATCACCTTCTTTGCTCTTTACCTGAAGACCCGGCTCGTTCGCTGCTGGCAGTACTGTTAGAAGGTTGATGTCTTCATGGGCAGCTGCACGAATTGCGCCCGGCTCTTCTTCGCCAGTCATCGGTGGGTAATGTAGAACGCGTAGAAGTGTTTTATCGCTGTTGTTGATCATTTCAGACAACGCGATAGAGAATTTCTCTTGTACCTCTTTTGGTGCGTATTCTTCTACCCAGCCAAGCAGTTCTTGAGCAAACGCATTAGCACGGTCATAGTATTCCATAATTTCCGCTTTTAACTGCTCAGGCATTTGTCCCCAAGGGTATACATGAAAGTACTCTTTAATATCTTTTACTGATTGGCCTTTCGCGACTTCAGAAACTGATGGTGGAAAATAACCGTCTTGTGTTTCAACATTGAAATGGAAGTCGTTCTTTTGCTCAGAGCAGAAAAACTCGTACCAGTTTTTGTAAATAGACTCCACCAGCTCTTGAGGGATCGGGTGGTTTTTAAGGACACCAAAGCCTGTTTCGCGCAGTGAGGTGACGAACTGTTGAGCAGCGTCGTCAGCAAGATAATCGACAGTTTCCAGTTTCATGACATTACTTCTTTTATATTAGACTGAGCGTTGAATTCTATGGATGGCCATGTTGTAAATCAAATTTTAATGAAATGTTTGTGCGCAAACGTTTTATTGTTGAGCAGTTTCGCAATATATCAACATAAAAAGTAAGCATTACTCCTGTAAAAGAAACAATTGCACACCGTACAATTAAGTGTAATCATTAACACAGTTTTCAATTGAAGGATCAATTTCTCTATGAAAAGTACTTCTACTTTATTAGTTTTAACGATTTTCTACGCGATCGTTTTTTTGTTTTCTGCGTTAGAACCAAATTCCCGCGCGGTGTGGTTTGCAGAGATCGTTCCTGCCATCGGTATTCTTGTGGCCATTTGGGCACTGTCCATTCGCTACCAATTCAGTAACACCGCGTATGTGCTGATGTTTGTCTGGCTGTGTCTTCATACGATTGGCGCCAAATATACCTTTGCCGAGGTGCCTTTTGATTGGTTCAATAACTTGATAGGTTCGGAGCGCAATAACTTTGACCGCGTTGCTCACTTTTCTATCGGTCTCTATGCGTACCCTATTGCTGAATACCTAATTAACAAGAAAAAAGTCAGCGCTAAATTGGCTTGTTGGTTCGCGCTCTTTGCCATCATGTCATTGGCAGCAGGCTATGAAATCATTGAATGGTGGTATGCCGCAATCGCTGGCGGTGATGAGGGTATTGCCTTCCTAGGCTCCCAAGGAGATATCTGGGACGCCCAGAAAGACATGTTATGTGACACGATGGGTGCGATATTATCTTTGGTTTTACTGACAACTCAGCGTCGACTGGCGAAGCCACTCTAGATAAGGTTTAAACCCCTCTACAATTGGGACTTGCACGATTTGAGCAACTTCATACTCGTGCAGGTCTTTTATTTTGTCTTCAACCAAAGCATAGAGATCTTTGCGCGTTTTAATGATCAATAGCCACTCACTATCACTGCACACTTCACCTTTCCAAACATAGTGGCTTTCCATAGCCATGGTTTGAATGCAAGCCGCTAGCTCTCCTTCCAACAAACCTTTGATGATTTCGTCGCGGTTCTTTTCTGTACCGGCGGTACTCAATACCATACAGTATTCGTGTTGTTCGCTCATAACTGACTCTTATTTCATCGTCACCTTGCCGCCAATCATCTTGTAGGCAGGTGTTCCTCTTACTAACGTATCTCTTGCAAACTCTTGTTCACAACCAGGGCAAATGCAAGGTGTCTGAGTAAAGTCTTCTACAATGCGTTCTTTGAAACACTTCACCAGCGCGCCTTTGCCGCCTTTTCGATATTTAAACAGCTGCGTCTTACATTTCGCACAATATATCTCGACCGTTTTGGTCGGTTGTTTCTTATTCGGTTTCGCCATCTTGCTCTATTTTTGGTTTTACCCACACGTTGCTGAAATCAAACCAACCAAGGGCATTGCACTTGGCATTCTGTAGCGCACCACTGTGGTCTTTGTTCACGCCTAACCAACAGTGGAACATTGGGATCACCTGGCAGCTTTTCACAAGTTGCCTTCCCAATTCTCGAGCGGGGAAATCAGCATGTTGCCCGGCTCGCCATTGGTCCACCAGCCCAGCCCAACCAGAAAAATCATAACCTGCACTAAACTTGTCGATGTCGCTGTAATCCAGCAACCATCCAGCTAACGCATCGTTACGGTTAGTGGCAATACCCATTGCTTTAATCCAAATATCGACCTCTTCTGGTGATGGAGGTTGCGTGTCATAACGAACAAATTCAACATCAATACCGTGAGGTTTTAATAAGGTTTTAATCGCCTTTGCGATGACCGGAAACATCGGATGCTTCTTCTGATAAGCGACGCAAATGGCTTTGTCTTTCTGAGGGGCTTCACCGGCAATGGTCGGCCTAAGGTCTATCCAGCCCGGTTTTAGACCAAACGCTTGCAGGACACCGAGCTCGATTACCTTGTCTTGAGGCACATGAGCATATACTTGGTAACTGTTCAGTGTTTGGCTTAAAAACTCCGCCCAACGCGGGTCTCTCGCAATACCTGTATTTTTATTCAGTAATAAGAATGTACATCCGGGATCGAGCTCGACTTCGTCTGTCGACGCTTGTTTGTCCATTTGTGGTTTGGTCAGGCTTGGATACACCATCGAGGAGTATGCTTCGTCGATCACCCATACCTCAACTTGATCCAAGAGCGGACGTAGCCCGAAGTAGCCATCGAATGCCGTCAAAATTAAACGTTTGTCATCGTTGACTTTAACTTGAAACGGCCCGGTTCCTACTGGCTTTCTATCAAACTCTTCCGCGCGCATATTGTTTGGCAAAAGGACTTTGGCTTGAGACTCACTCAGAGCAAGCGGCAGGTACTTATCAGGACGAACAAGATGAATATCCACTGTCCAAGGTTCAGGCGAAACGACTTTTTCGATGTGTGAGAATAGATTCAATTCGCTTAATACGCTGATGCTTTCAATCACGCAATCGGTCGTGAGCAGTTCCCCATTATGGAAACGAACACCACGGCGCAAATAAAAACGCCAATGGGTATCTGAGAGCGCTTCCCAATAGTGGGCAAGATCTGGTTGAAGATGCTCATTGTCATCTAGCTTAGTTAAACCACTAAACACTTGGCGCGCAATATGCTGCTCAGAGCGGCGCATCGGTTTTTGTGGGTTCAGCATCGCAAGTGGACGATAGTAAGGTAAACGGACAACCTGCTCGCCTTGACGGTGTTGTAAGCCGAGGTAGCCTTGAATCACTTGAGTGAGTTTAGCTGCGTCATTATCCAACGCCTCTAACGCCTGCCCGATTTTGCCTTCGTCTAAGTAACGACGTGCAAGGTTTTCACTGACATCACTGCGATTGCGCTTAAAAACCAGTTTAGAGAGTTTTCCGCGACCTGCGGCAGGATGCCATTCGATCCAGCCTTCTTCTTCTAACTTATTAAGAACGATTCGAGCGTTGCGGCGGGTACAAAAGAGTGCTTCGGTAATGTCTTCGAGTTGCACTTCCGTGTCATTACCAGAGAACTTTTCAAACAGCGTTTCGAACTGAACGCGTAAACGAGGGCTACTCATAAAGAGGAAATTTTAGTTTTCATAACGATAAACTAAGTTTCCTCATTTTTTACGGAAAGTGCAAACTTCGACGTGCAAATTATTGAATGTCGATACCAATTTCTTGCGCTAGGTGGCGTAATTGATCTTCATCGTCGAGTTTGATCGACCATTTGGTTTCCGCACCATGTGCCAAAACCACGTTAGCACCGCGACCAAGCAGCTGAATTGCATCGGTTTGAGCTTGCAATGTGACCATCGCACTTCCGGATAGCTTTATCACGACTTCACGCTGCGTTGCGATAATTTTTCCTAAAGAGAATTCAATAACCATATGAGTATTCTCTTATTGAATCGTTTTTTCTTTCGGATGTTTTACGGCAATCGTCAAGCGGCTTGTGCAAACCAAACGTCCGCGTTCATCCGTGATTTCAATTTGCCATACTTGAGTCGATACACCCAAGTGAACCGGCTTCGCCGTGCCAATAACGTGCCCGCTGCGCATGGCTCGAATATGGTTTGCATTGATGTCGAGACCAACACAGTAACTCCCCTCACCAACACAGAAATTGGCAGCCAGTGAACCCAGGGTCTCTGCGAGTACAACAGAAGCGCCACCATGAAGCATCCCAAGAGGCTGATGTGTAAAGCTGCAAACTGGCATGGTCGCAGTCAGTGAGTCATCCGTAAAATCGGTATAGACGATTTGCAGGTGCTCCATCATGGTGTTTTTCGACGTCGCGTTAAGAATGTCTAAATCGATTGGCTTTTTCCAAATACTCATTTTTCGCTCTTATCTCGCCCCGTATTGCACTGAGCGATTTATCTATGAAAAGTGTGCCTAGCATAGTCCTGATCGCATTGTGACTTCAAGGTCAAACGCAAGCCTCAACGTCATCAACATAATGACTTAACGTTTCTTTACGAAGCGTTATACTATTGGCACAAAAAAGAAAATATTTATATGGACCCTATTATGAGAACATGGATCAAAGCCTCAGTGCTTTTGACAATAGCTGGCTTAACGGCATGCAGTTCCTCACCGACTGGTCGAAATCAAATTCTTATGTTTTCCGATCAAGAGATGTCTTCGCTCGGTGCTAAATCGTTTGATCAGATGAAGCAAGAGATTCCGATAAGCAAAGATAAAAAGGTCAACGCATATGTTCAATGTGTTGCCAAGCAAATTACCGATACGATCCCGCCTCAAGCAGGGTTTAAAAATTGGGAGGTTGTGGTGTTTGATAGTGACCAAGTCAACGCATTTGCCCTACCCGGCGGTAAAATCGGCGTTTACACTGGATTGCTGAAAGTAGCGAAAAACCAAGACCAACTTGCGACGGTCATTGGCCACGAAGTAGCACACGTTTTAGCAGACCACAGCAATGAGCGTTTGTCTCAAAGCCAACTAGCAAACGCGGGATTGTCGCTAGCTAACGTGGCGATTGGTGCCTCTGAATATAAAGAGTATCAACAGATGACCATGGCAGCACTTGGTGTCGGTGTTCAGTACGGTGTGATACTTCCTTATGGCCGCACTCAAGAATCAGAAGCTGATATTGTGGGTTTAGGCTACATGGCGAAAGCGGGCTTCGATCCAAATGAAAGCGTTGATCTTTGGAAAAACATGGCTGCTGCGGGTGGTGGACAACCGCCGGAGTTCTTCTCTACTCACCCATCACACAGCACTCGCATCAAAGACTTACAGGCAACCATAAAAACGTTACCTGCGTCGAATGCGAAAGCGCCAAGATGTGGTTAGTTTAAATGAGTAGTGAATGCAGTTCTAAATAATAAAGCTCCGTAATGGAGCTTTATTTTTATAGATAGACTTATGCTTTAAGTGCCGAGGATCTGCAGAGGCAAACTTAATAAGCTATCGCCTAACCCTGCGAAGTACCAAATGATCGCGATAAAACCGCCAACCGATACCAAGTACCACGCAAACGATAACAGCTGACCATAACGTGTTAACGGCAATAAGTGGCTATGATGGCGAGTTCGCCATTCCATTACCACTTCGAGCATTCCCATCATCAACAAGAAACCAAGTAGTGTTAAGCCGAAGGTATAGCTGATGTAGATACCGAGCAACGCCGTGACAATACTACCGGCCAAACCTATCCATGTGTTCATTGAAAAGGTTATGCTTTTAAGTACATGCCCGCCATCTAACGGCAAGATTGGCAGTAGGTTGAATAGGTTTAACAAAGCGTTAAATACGGCCAATCCTGCAAAGATCATCTCACCGGTCATCCAATACAAGACGGTGAATACTATGCTGAGCACCAAACCAAAGAACGGCCCCATGATGGAGATAACCACATCTTGCCAACGCGTATTTATCTTTTCATCGCTCAGCGCCAAGCCGCCCAAGAATGGAATTAAGTAAATGCCTTTCGTCTTCATGCCAAAGTACTTCATCGCACGGATATGGCCATATTCGTGGAATACCAGACACGCAACCAAAGCCAGCGCAAACTCAATCGAAAACAACCAAGAATAGGCAGCCAAACTTGCGGATGCTAACGCAACCTTGATCACTTTGGCGCTTTTTAGCGCTTTCATTCCAAGCGAGACGAGGCCTATCAAGCTAAAACGTTTTTCTGCTGGTGGCGCTTCAACTGGTACTTGGCGTTCGATGTCTTTCTCCTCACGATGCCCTGCGGTCACAAGTGTTTCATTGATGCTTGCTTGGTATTTAAAATCAAACGGTTGCCATTTTAATTCACAGCTCAATTGGCAATGCAGAACTTCCTCACCAGATGAAAGTTTAAATTCATGCAGCGACTTCCCAGTCTCATCATCACTGGCTGCGATTTGTGAAACCAGAGTGTTATCCCAAAACAGCTGTTGCCAACCTGCCATAGAGCCTTCGAGCCTCAATGGCTTTCCTAAAAATTCAATGTGTAGTAATTCCAACGCGATTTCCAATGCGACAAACACAAAGTGCGAATTATGCCTGTAATGGAATAGAACGCAAACCATGTTAACAACACGTATTTGATTAGCTTTTAACCATAAGATTTACAAAACAACTCTGGTCATACCATTCTTCAAAAAAATATCATGATAATACATAGCCTTATTGATCGCGGTTTGACCTATGCATCAAATTTAAAACGTAATATAGGCGTGATCTTTGACAATTTAATAAACATACAATTAACATTATATTTACATTGCAGTTGTAACGCGAACCGACAGCAACTGGTGTAAAAGGCACACAACAAATACAAAGACTTCGGTCTATTATAATGACACCCTAGGAGGGTCAAGGATGAACAAGAAGCACTGCTCTCTGCTGACAATTTCAATATTGTTTGCGTGTAATGCCCAAGCTGCGGGCTTTCAGGTAGCTGAACATTCGGCATCTGGTCTTGGTAGAGCATTTTCAGGTGAAGGCGCGGTTGCGGATAACGCCAGCGTTTTAGCACGAAACCCAGCTGCGATGACACTTTTTAAAGAAGCTCAATTTTCAGGCGCGCTGTCAATC encodes:
- a CDS encoding M48 family metallopeptidase, giving the protein MRTWIKASVLLTIAGLTACSSSPTGRNQILMFSDQEMSSLGAKSFDQMKQEIPISKDKKVNAYVQCVAKQITDTIPPQAGFKNWEVVVFDSDQVNAFALPGGKIGVYTGLLKVAKNQDQLATVIGHEVAHVLADHSNERLSQSQLANAGLSLANVAIGASEYKEYQQMTMAALGVGVQYGVILPYGRTQESEADIVGLGYMAKAGFDPNESVDLWKNMAAAGGGQPPEFFSTHPSHSTRIKDLQATIKTLPASNAKAPRCG
- a CDS encoding site-2 protease family protein, with amino-acid sequence MAGWQQLFWDNTLVSQIAASDDETGKSLHEFKLSSGEEVLHCQLSCELKWQPFDFKYQASINETLVTAGHREEKDIERQVPVEAPPAEKRFSLIGLVSLGMKALKSAKVIKVALASASLAAYSWLFSIEFALALVACLVFHEYGHIRAMKYFGMKTKGIYLIPFLGGLALSDEKINTRWQDVVISIMGPFFGLVLSIVFTVLYWMTGEMIFAGLAVFNALLNLFNLLPILPLDGGHVLKSITFSMNTWIGLAGSIVTALLGIYISYTFGLTLLGFLLMMGMLEVVMEWRTRHHSHLLPLTRYGQLLSFAWYLVSVGGFIAIIWYFAGLGDSLLSLPLQILGT